Within Acidimicrobiia bacterium, the genomic segment CGGCGAGCGCCGCCTCGTCGCCCTGGTCCTTGGGGCGGTAGACGATGAGACCTCGCGCCTCGTCGGGGAGATACTGCTGCTCGACCACGGCACCGGGACGGTCGTGCGGGTAGACGTACCCGACGGCGTCACCGAGCGCCTTCTGCCCAGCGTGCACGGCCGACCGCAGATGCGGCGGAACCTGTGCCGCCGGGGTTGCCTCGACGGCGGCCTTGGCGGCGCTCATCGCCTCGGCGATCGAGTTCGACTTGGGGGCGAGTGCCAGGTAGAGAGCCGCATGGGTGAGGGCGTACTCGGCCTCCGGCAGCCCGACCACCCGCAAGGCGTCGAAGGCGCTCACCGCGACGGCGAGCGCATCGGAGTCGGCCAGGCCGACGTCCTCCGAGGCGAGGATGATCATCCGCCTGGCGATGAACTCGGGGTCCTCTCCGGCCTGGAGCATGGTGTGCAGCCAGTAGAGGGCGGCGTCCGGATCCGATCCTCGCATGCTCTTGATGAACGCCGACACCACGTCGTAGTGGCGATCCCCGGCCTTGTCATACCGGATGATCCTGCGCTGCAGCGACTCGGCCACCGCCGCGACCCCGATCGACGGCTCGCCGGCTCCGAGCGAGATGGATGCCGCCACTTCGAGGGCGTTGAGCGCCAGCCGGGCGTCGCCACCGACTCGTTCTGCGAGCTCGGCCACGGCTTCGTCCTCGAGAGGCGGATCGCCTCCGAGGCCCCGCATCTCGTCTTGGTGTGCTCGCCTGAGGACGTCGGCGATCTCATCCGTGCTGAGGGGCTCCGTCCTGAAGACGGTGCTCCTCGAGATGAGGGGCGAGTTCACCTCGAAGAACGGGTTCTCGGTCGTGGCGCCCACCAGGATCACGGTTCCGTCCTCGACGCCGGGGAGCAGCGCGTCCTGTTGCGCC encodes:
- a CDS encoding replication-associated recombination protein A: MTEDLFSEQRADKRNAAAPLAARMRPRRLEEIVGQRHLLEPGAAFRSVIESGRLVSMILWGPPGTGKTTLARVVAAENGARFEQLSAVSAGVRDVRAILADARARIEEDRGRTILFLDEIHRFNKAQQDALLPGVEDGTVILVGATTENPFFEVNSPLISRSTVFRTEPLSTDEIADVLRRAHQDEMRGLGGDPPLEDEAVAELAERVGGDARLALNALEVAASISLGAGEPSIGVAAVAESLQRRIIRYDKAGDRHYDVVSAFIKSMRGSDPDAALYWLHTMLQAGEDPEFIARRMIILASEDVGLADSDALAVAVSAFDALRVVGLPEAEYALTHAALYLALAPKSNSIAEAMSAAKAAVEATPAAQVPPHLRSAVHAGQKALGDAVGYVYPHDRPGAVVEQQYLPDEARGLIVYRPKDQGDEAALAGSLRDIDSIANKPPRDRPD